A DNA window from Calliphora vicina chromosome 1, idCalVici1.1, whole genome shotgun sequence contains the following coding sequences:
- the LOC135948970 gene encoding uncharacterized protein LOC135948970: MTSNMLRIIWCFSLLIVLNFLSLQCESYPATSTDATTHIVSYVHQRKLQQQQKGPKHNEFEEFDFENFRSNLTTKDLPEMRGALQQLFGRFVENFETNLEQLDNVVPRNENYEESIKDNEIADDQASDDLMDDQMNTLENGFGDNEQHESPKNETMWQRSKQSIPVLESVRHLVNSVRDGHLNHTEHVQRHRTLLSEMQPMNEQNTSMAIETEEEREMINGSSDLQFLEVLGSIGSKLWGFLSTIRQVFAASAGSASAALSGSSSSSSS; encoded by the coding sequence TTTCTATCATTGCAATGCGAATCTTATCCAGCAACATCAACAGATGCCACAACCCACATCGTTAGCTATGTACATCAACGCAAACTCCAGCAACAGCAAAAGGGGCCAAAACACAATGAATTTGAAGAATTTGATTTTGAGAATTTTCGTTCAAACTTAACCACCAAGGATTTGCCCGAAATGCGGGGAGCTTTACAACAACTCTTTGGACGATTCGTTGAGAATTTCGAAACGAATCTAGAACAATTGGACAATGTTGTACCCAGAAATGAAAATTATGAAGAGAGTATAAAAGATAATGAAATTGCTGATGACCAAGCTAGCGATGATTTAATGGATGATCAAATGAACACTTTGGAAAATGGTTTTGGAGACAATGAACAACACGAGTCTCCTAAGAATGAGACCATGTGGCAACGTTCTAAACAGAGTATACCCGTTTTAGAATCTGTTCGTCATTTAGTGAACAGTGTACGTGATGGCCATCTCAATCACACCGAACATGTTCAACGCCATCGTACTCTACTGAGTGAAATGCAACCCATGAACGAGCAGAACACATCGATGGCCATTGAGACTGAAGAGGAACGTGAGATGATTAATGGAAGTTCCGATTTACAATTTCTGGAAGTTTTAGGTTCTATAGGCAGTAAATTATGGGGCTTTCTATCAACTATAAGACAAGTTTTTGCTGCCAGTGCGGGCAGTGCTAGTGCTGCTCTATCGGGTTCGAGTTCATCAAGTAGTTCTTAA